In the genome of Leptospira dzoumogneensis, one region contains:
- a CDS encoding glycosyltransferase → MKILYFSDTFLPKIDGVAISMRNFAEALAERGHEFLICCPRYGEGDFDRMGDHIRLERFRSGYLPSYPDIKVVLPSPSKIKRAIKEFQPDLVHIHTPGLMGVYGINATEKYGIPSIGTYHTLMSEQDMYLSFYRLLKLDKLFMRIGKLNKKIKIKDLVKFEKFDKFNIRKKIILKITNNLYDRCDLIISPSHLIKKQLEEFGLKKPVAVISNGLDLSQFKGSPKTLSESPKLLHVGRISYEKNCDVIINSFKLIIEKIPSATLTIIGDGPALASLKVQAQKLGIDQAITFTGFIDRAELPNHYPNYDLFLTASTMETQGLVILESVACGLPAVGVDSFAIPELVHDGVNGFIAKPFDVRDIAEKTVRILEDPAMYASFSKESLKISQSHEMKACVDRMEEVYRSVADQKNKKKKRSILNTIFSLDPFGIMG, encoded by the coding sequence ATGAAGATTCTTTATTTTTCGGACACCTTTTTACCCAAAATAGACGGGGTCGCTATTTCAATGAGAAATTTTGCGGAAGCCCTCGCCGAAAGAGGACATGAATTTTTAATTTGTTGTCCACGTTATGGAGAAGGTGACTTCGATAGAATGGGGGATCATATCCGCCTGGAAAGATTCAGAAGCGGATACCTGCCTAGTTACCCTGATATTAAAGTAGTTTTACCTTCTCCTTCTAAGATCAAAAGAGCGATCAAGGAATTCCAGCCTGATCTGGTGCATATCCACACTCCTGGGCTCATGGGAGTCTATGGGATCAATGCCACCGAAAAATACGGGATCCCGAGTATAGGGACCTATCATACATTGATGTCCGAACAGGATATGTATCTTTCTTTTTACCGCCTTCTTAAACTGGATAAACTTTTCATGAGAATTGGAAAGTTGAATAAGAAGATCAAGATAAAGGACTTAGTGAAATTTGAAAAATTCGACAAGTTCAATATCCGTAAAAAGATCATTCTGAAAATTACGAATAATTTATACGACCGCTGTGATCTGATCATTTCTCCTTCTCATCTGATCAAAAAACAGTTAGAAGAGTTCGGATTAAAGAAACCTGTGGCGGTTATCTCTAACGGATTGGATCTTTCTCAGTTTAAAGGAAGCCCTAAAACACTTTCGGAAAGCCCTAAACTTCTGCATGTTGGCAGGATCTCCTACGAGAAAAATTGTGATGTGATCATAAACTCTTTCAAATTGATCATAGAGAAGATCCCGTCGGCTACTCTGACGATCATTGGAGATGGACCTGCTTTGGCATCTCTAAAGGTTCAGGCCCAAAAGTTGGGTATAGACCAAGCAATTACGTTTACCGGTTTTATAGATAGGGCGGAACTTCCGAATCATTACCCGAATTACGATCTATTCTTGACTGCTTCTACCATGGAAACCCAAGGACTTGTGATCTTGGAATCTGTGGCCTGCGGTCTTCCTGCAGTGGGCGTGGATTCATTTGCGATCCCGGAACTCGTTCATGACGGAGTAAACGGATTTATCGCAAAACCATTCGATGTAAGAGATATCGCAGAGAAAACAGTTCGTATTTTAGAAGATCCGGCCATGTATGCTTCCTTCTCCAAAGAATCCTTAAAGATCTCACAAAGCCATGAAATGAAAGCATGCGTGGATAGAATGGAAGAAGTATATAGATCAGTCGCCGATCAAAAGAATAAAAAGAAGAAAAGATCCATACTAAATACGATCTTCTCATTGGATCCTTTTGGGATCATGGGCTGA
- a CDS encoding glycosyltransferase family 9 protein has product MNLLVLRFSAMGDVALMAPALIAVAAKYTNIQITVVTRGNYAPFFYNIPNVHVIGINLKKYKGLSGLYRLFKELNKLGPYEKIVDLHSSVRSRFISFFFWIRGISVFRIIKGRREKMRQIRKTRKVLRKLPHTVDRYLKVFEKAGFPATVRKGPWINVDPESKIYAKDFLLARKIDKKEGLWVGYAPFAGHKLKEWPMEKSLGLLKLLKEEFPNIRIFLFGSSQEAVQMEEWRNGDQSMTIVSGGKLGIRGELGIMERMDVIIGMDSSNIHIAALLKRPVIALFGTTHPLSGFAPFGQEDTGVLQIDDLPCRPCSIYGNTTCYRKDFACMERITPEDVIKRINVIKNINTLF; this is encoded by the coding sequence ATGAATCTTTTGGTGCTAAGATTCTCAGCGATGGGAGATGTCGCCTTGATGGCCCCGGCATTGATCGCCGTAGCCGCCAAGTATACGAATATACAAATCACTGTCGTTACAAGAGGGAACTATGCTCCCTTCTTTTATAATATCCCGAACGTCCATGTGATCGGGATCAATCTTAAAAAGTATAAAGGCCTCTCAGGCTTATATCGTTTATTCAAAGAATTGAATAAACTAGGTCCTTACGAAAAGATCGTAGATCTCCATTCCAGCGTTAGATCCCGTTTTATCAGTTTTTTCTTTTGGATAAGAGGAATTTCAGTCTTCAGGATCATTAAAGGAAGAAGGGAAAAGATGCGCCAGATCCGTAAGACACGTAAAGTTTTGCGTAAACTTCCCCACACAGTGGACAGATATCTGAAAGTTTTCGAAAAAGCCGGATTTCCTGCAACTGTCCGTAAAGGACCTTGGATCAACGTGGACCCTGAGTCCAAAATTTATGCAAAAGACTTCCTTCTTGCCAGAAAGATAGATAAAAAAGAAGGACTATGGGTGGGATATGCACCTTTTGCAGGCCATAAACTGAAAGAATGGCCTATGGAAAAAAGTCTGGGACTTCTCAAACTATTAAAAGAAGAATTCCCTAATATTAGAATTTTCTTATTCGGTTCCTCCCAAGAAGCGGTCCAAATGGAAGAATGGAGAAATGGGGACCAGTCCATGACGATCGTTTCCGGCGGTAAACTAGGAATACGAGGCGAATTAGGGATCATGGAAAGAATGGATGTAATTATCGGAATGGATTCTTCCAATATCCATATTGCGGCACTTCTGAAACGTCCTGTGATCGCCTTATTCGGTACCACTCACCCTCTTTCCGGATTTGCACCTTTTGGTCAGGAAGACACTGGAGTTTTACAAATAGACGATCTGCCTTGCAGACCATGTAGTATTTACGGAAATACTACATGTTATCGAAAAGACTTTGCCTGTATGGAAAGAATTACTCCGGAAGACGTGATCAAACGTATCAACGTCATCAAAAATATTAATACACTTTTCTGA
- a CDS encoding DUF4254 domain-containing protein: MKLESAKVVEIFRNSVTDWHKAEELSPNPFPKSSLEFLFYQKNQIDTIQWHVEDEIRRPDLPDKELVQFKRKIDALNQERTDLVEQIDDQISAMYKSVERKPNARMNSETPAWLIDRMSILELKIYHMKEQTERKDVSPDHIITCQNKLNVLLEQRTDLSKCLDELLDDLSKGDKFYKVYRQMKMYNDKNLNPSLYTKQA; encoded by the coding sequence ATGAAGTTAGAATCGGCCAAAGTGGTTGAGATATTCAGAAATTCCGTCACGGACTGGCATAAAGCGGAAGAACTTTCTCCGAATCCATTCCCTAAGTCCTCCCTAGAGTTCCTATTTTACCAAAAAAACCAAATAGATACCATCCAATGGCATGTAGAGGACGAGATCAGAAGGCCTGACCTTCCTGATAAGGAGCTAGTCCAGTTCAAAAGAAAAATAGACGCTTTGAACCAGGAAAGGACTGACCTTGTAGAGCAGATCGACGACCAGATCTCCGCGATGTACAAGTCTGTGGAAAGAAAGCCGAATGCCAGAATGAACTCGGAAACCCCGGCTTGGCTGATAGACAGGATGAGCATCCTGGAACTCAAAATTTATCATATGAAAGAACAAACGGAAAGAAAGGATGTGAGCCCTGATCATATCATTACCTGCCAAAACAAACTGAATGTTTTACTGGAACAAAGAACCGATCTTTCCAAATGTCTGGATGAACTTCTGGACGATTTATCTAAAGGAGATAAATTCTATAAGGTGTATAGGCAGATGAAAATGTATAACGACAAAAATCTGAACCCTTCCTTATATACAAAACAAGCATGA
- a CDS encoding patatin-like phospholipase family protein, translating to MKKIVPPEALQFLASIPLFKGLPRKLLVLLYGHIEERNVHNHTVIYYKGEISKELYIIRHGEVMMTLGEAGKTVRYLGEGDVFAENSVLTRTAHTGSATAILDTLLYVLDGEYFLKLAAKERVLSQNLMRLMGMRMREVMEDSSSQIHSPRRLVCHIPIEEVEDFKVHLESIVDNGRKSHEGHVSLLRMDTFKGKSVSEMVRTIAGLRKKSSILHLYFKNPEIQPELDKLVQQCDQIVFWEEKPERNLKQKNEILGYWEPRIRNFSGRTSRIIVSENGLRKHEESANQKVFYKGETFARYLVSRTRGLALGGGGARALAHVGLLKVLEREGIRFDFVSGSSFGAVIGALYARGENTDSIFKMIGKFFGGIEKPFDPTIPLISFFKGKRMLRMLKDAFGTQLIEDLKIPFATSAVDLHSGQEYVMDQGPIWEALAAAMSLPGMFPPVFKGDHLLIDGGVINNVPENLIRRKGADVILSVNVSPLRDEGIVRLLEDRKVTGKSFFKNLWEDITYPPILKIMARAITLEGREITKLRKEKMDLFINLHIEEFAFTDFGKYKEIIKKGELETEAAIGDIRKLFFPSEK from the coding sequence ATGAAAAAAATAGTACCTCCGGAAGCGTTGCAATTTTTAGCGTCTATCCCCTTGTTCAAGGGTCTCCCGAGAAAATTATTGGTCTTACTTTACGGTCATATAGAAGAGAGGAACGTTCACAATCATACTGTTATTTACTATAAGGGAGAGATCTCCAAGGAACTTTACATAATCCGTCACGGAGAGGTAATGATGACCTTAGGAGAAGCGGGTAAAACGGTTCGTTACTTGGGAGAAGGCGACGTATTCGCGGAGAATAGCGTTCTTACAAGAACCGCTCATACAGGCTCGGCTACCGCAATTCTTGATACATTATTATATGTTCTGGATGGAGAATATTTTCTAAAACTAGCCGCAAAAGAAAGAGTCCTTTCCCAAAACCTAATGAGACTGATGGGAATGAGAATGAGAGAAGTGATGGAAGATTCTTCCAGCCAAATACATTCTCCCAGAAGACTCGTATGTCATATCCCTATAGAAGAAGTAGAAGATTTTAAAGTACATCTAGAATCAATCGTAGATAACGGCAGAAAATCCCACGAAGGACATGTTTCCCTTTTGAGAATGGATACATTCAAAGGAAAATCCGTTTCCGAGATGGTGCGTACGATTGCAGGTCTTAGAAAGAAGTCTTCCATACTACATCTGTATTTTAAAAATCCAGAGATCCAACCCGAGCTGGATAAACTAGTCCAACAATGCGACCAGATCGTTTTCTGGGAAGAAAAACCGGAAAGAAATCTGAAACAGAAAAATGAGATCTTAGGCTATTGGGAACCAAGGATACGGAATTTTTCCGGAAGGACTTCCCGTATCATAGTTTCCGAAAACGGATTAAGAAAACATGAAGAATCCGCCAACCAAAAAGTATTTTATAAGGGTGAAACATTCGCAAGATATTTGGTTTCAAGGACAAGAGGACTTGCGCTGGGTGGAGGAGGAGCAAGAGCACTTGCTCATGTCGGTCTTCTAAAAGTTTTAGAAAGAGAAGGGATCCGTTTTGATTTTGTAAGCGGTTCTTCTTTCGGTGCAGTGATCGGTGCGCTTTATGCAAGAGGAGAAAATACTGATTCTATCTTCAAAATGATCGGTAAGTTTTTCGGTGGAATAGAAAAACCGTTCGATCCTACCATCCCGCTTATCTCCTTCTTCAAAGGAAAAAGAATGCTCAGAATGTTAAAGGATGCATTCGGCACTCAATTGATAGAAGATCTAAAGATCCCGTTCGCAACTTCCGCAGTGGATCTTCATAGCGGACAAGAATATGTAATGGACCAAGGACCTATCTGGGAAGCACTTGCAGCTGCAATGAGTCTGCCTGGTATGTTCCCGCCTGTATTCAAAGGAGATCATCTTTTGATAGATGGAGGGGTGATCAATAATGTTCCGGAAAACCTGATCCGCAGAAAAGGTGCAGATGTGATCTTATCCGTGAACGTTTCTCCTCTCAGAGACGAAGGGATCGTCAGACTTTTAGAAGATAGAAAGGTAACCGGAAAATCATTCTTCAAAAATTTATGGGAAGATATTACTTATCCTCCTATTTTAAAGATCATGGCAAGAGCGATTACCTTAGAGGGAAGAGAGATCACTAAATTAAGAAAAGAAAAAATGGATCTTTTTATCAATTTGCATATAGAAGAATTCGCATTTACGGATTTCGGAAAGTATAAGGAAATCATTAAGAAAGGAGAATTGGAAACGGAAGCCGCGATCGGTGATATCCGTAAACTATTCTTCCCTTCCGAAAAATAA
- a CDS encoding phosphorylase has translation MSDLKIQDILFCAAFAGEIDKLKSDPKIHTFEAGIGELEAAINLQKYLSDPSTWKPKAIFGIGSAGVYNWIPRKDWEGKFGISKVFANYQIAFLDKKIRLPESMTFKYEFPNLQFPFDGNDFVESATNGTGSVTLEDLSPRALERIKGESLGFENMEAFGLAKVCNLFNIPFGTIFALTNKVGPKGSEEWKLSWRKHSDRLQEKILSYL, from the coding sequence ATGAGCGACCTTAAAATCCAGGATATCCTTTTCTGCGCGGCTTTCGCGGGAGAAATCGACAAATTAAAATCGGATCCCAAGATCCATACCTTCGAAGCCGGCATTGGAGAATTGGAAGCAGCAATCAATCTCCAGAAATATCTTTCAGATCCTTCTACCTGGAAACCTAAGGCGATTTTTGGGATTGGCTCCGCCGGTGTTTATAACTGGATCCCCCGAAAAGATTGGGAAGGTAAATTCGGGATTTCAAAAGTATTCGCAAATTACCAAATCGCATTCTTAGACAAAAAGATCAGACTACCTGAAAGTATGACCTTTAAATATGAATTCCCAAATTTACAATTCCCATTTGACGGGAATGATTTTGTGGAATCCGCAACCAACGGAACAGGTTCGGTCACATTAGAGGATTTGAGCCCGCGCGCATTGGAAAGGATCAAGGGAGAAAGTTTAGGCTTCGAAAATATGGAAGCGTTCGGTCTTGCAAAAGTATGCAATCTGTTTAATATTCCTTTCGGTACCATATTCGCGCTTACGAACAAAGTAGGACCGAAAGGAAGTGAAGAATGGAAACTTTCCTGGAGAAAACATTCCGACAGACTCCAGGAAAAGATCCTAAGCTATCTCTAA
- a CDS encoding AMP-binding protein gives MEKRSIYHLVRDSCIHYKDRPFQWIWDEKLKSFSGISYSEWFLNLENLSGFFRQKNLNKGDKVGLFCDNRTEWALCSFSVMCSGGADVPRGCDASEEEIFYILDHTESKITFIEKEQVLVKLGNILNRLKHLETVILIESEENFASLAKLKAAYPKIEFIDLETAISQGRTWVEKKGKSLLHSIGESLTENDIATIIYTSGTTGVPKGVVLKHRSFTWTIDQLQQFVPANYSDRVVVFLPPWHIAERILETALLSWGASLACSNVSQLTRDFEIIKPTVLVSVPRVWEALYRRIWDKVSKSSPLKLAVFKTAVRIAETYNSLLDTVTGNYSETEESNKEEILTDTVVSTLLLPIFYSLNILAQKVLAPVRALFGGQLKFAFCGAGAMPPKIQFFFRSMGVPIIETYGMTETTGMGALGSFPIPKTGSIGPVFPGAHIKLVNEQNIVVSKPGDKGIAWHKGPHVTAGYYKNAELTGSNFSDGWFNSGDLFVWTKTGELKFAGRAKDTIVLSSGENVEPEPIEGKILETGWVLTAVVIGQDQKFLAVLIVPDFAKLRDHFSSQGVRLPNDNSALVQDPRILKFYKDLIKNTISEKNGFKNFEKINEFRLLDKEFEKGKELTETMKVKRNKVAELYAHLIKTIFL, from the coding sequence ATGGAAAAAAGAAGCATCTATCATCTGGTCAGGGACTCTTGTATCCATTACAAAGACAGGCCCTTCCAATGGATCTGGGATGAAAAATTAAAATCATTCTCCGGGATCTCGTATTCGGAATGGTTTTTGAATCTGGAAAATCTTTCCGGTTTTTTCAGACAGAAAAATCTGAACAAAGGAGATAAGGTAGGCTTATTCTGTGATAATAGGACAGAATGGGCATTATGCTCCTTCTCCGTAATGTGTTCAGGTGGAGCGGATGTTCCAAGAGGATGTGATGCAAGCGAAGAAGAGATATTTTATATCTTAGATCATACAGAATCCAAGATCACATTTATAGAAAAAGAACAGGTCCTGGTCAAGCTGGGAAATATCCTAAACAGATTAAAACATCTAGAAACCGTAATACTCATAGAGTCTGAAGAGAACTTTGCCTCTTTGGCAAAACTAAAAGCGGCTTATCCTAAAATCGAATTCATAGACCTAGAAACTGCGATCTCTCAGGGACGAACCTGGGTGGAGAAGAAAGGAAAGTCCCTTTTACATTCCATCGGAGAATCCTTAACAGAGAATGATATAGCGACGATCATCTATACTTCCGGGACCACCGGAGTTCCAAAAGGTGTGGTCTTAAAACATAGATCCTTTACCTGGACGATCGATCAGTTGCAACAATTTGTACCTGCAAATTATTCCGACAGAGTTGTGGTCTTCCTTCCTCCTTGGCATATCGCGGAAAGGATTTTAGAAACGGCACTTCTTTCCTGGGGGGCCTCACTCGCCTGCTCCAATGTTTCTCAGCTCACTCGTGATTTCGAGATCATTAAACCTACAGTTCTTGTTTCCGTTCCGAGAGTTTGGGAAGCGTTGTATCGAAGGATCTGGGACAAGGTTTCTAAATCTTCTCCGCTCAAACTTGCCGTTTTTAAAACCGCGGTTCGGATCGCAGAGACTTATAACTCTCTATTAGATACTGTCACCGGAAATTATTCGGAAACGGAAGAATCGAATAAAGAGGAGATATTAACAGACACAGTGGTTTCTACCCTACTTCTTCCTATATTCTATTCTTTGAATATTCTAGCTCAGAAGGTTCTTGCGCCTGTGAGAGCGTTATTCGGTGGACAACTTAAGTTTGCATTCTGCGGCGCAGGAGCAATGCCTCCTAAGATCCAATTTTTCTTTCGCTCTATGGGAGTTCCGATTATAGAAACATACGGAATGACCGAGACTACAGGGATGGGAGCCTTGGGAAGTTTCCCGATCCCCAAAACAGGATCGATAGGACCTGTGTTTCCAGGGGCACATATCAAATTAGTAAATGAGCAAAATATTGTGGTTTCCAAACCGGGAGACAAAGGGATCGCCTGGCATAAGGGTCCGCATGTAACCGCAGGCTATTATAAAAATGCGGAACTCACTGGGTCCAACTTTTCGGATGGATGGTTTAACTCAGGAGACTTGTTCGTTTGGACTAAAACGGGCGAGTTAAAATTTGCAGGTAGAGCAAAGGATACGATCGTTCTTTCTTCCGGAGAGAATGTGGAGCCTGAACCTATAGAAGGAAAAATTTTAGAGACCGGCTGGGTATTGACTGCGGTGGTAATTGGCCAGGACCAAAAGTTTTTGGCAGTATTGATCGTTCCGGATTTTGCCAAACTCAGAGATCATTTTTCCTCCCAGGGTGTTCGTCTGCCAAATGACAATTCAGCCCTAGTCCAAGACCCAAGGATACTGAAGTTTTATAAGGATCTGATCAAAAATACCATCTCCGAAAAGAACGGATTTAAAAACTTCGAAAAAATTAACGAGTTTCGTCTTTTAGACAAGGAGTTCGAAAAAGGAAAAGAACTCACCGAAACCATGAAAGTAAAAAGAAATAAGGTTGCAGAACTCTATGCGCATCTGATAAAAACGATCTTTCTTTAA
- the argC gene encoding N-acetyl-gamma-glutamyl-phosphate reductase, which translates to MSEISIIGAGGFTGKELLGLLARHPKYKAVHVTSDKLAGKSLSEVFPDLISPKDLVFKKHEDEVPKGSLVVLAVPNDASLELAPKFLDKGHKVIDLSGVYRLHNQEKFETNYKLKHTSFSLTDKAVFGIPEIFRDKLKGADFVSNPGCFSTSVILALYLLGNLRKEIKPRIVADCKSGISGAGGRVEDGGFSFNGVYENFRAYKILSHQHEPEIQEYCFAGSGLSEPEILFVPHLLPVYRGILSTIYLEANSENLPFLETLLENSKSEPFVRIRKTPEEIDLAKVQHTNFLDISLRQRGKNITIVSALDNLMKGAASQALQNINLMLNESETLGLLS; encoded by the coding sequence ATGTCAGAGATAAGCATCATCGGAGCAGGCGGATTTACAGGAAAAGAATTATTAGGATTACTCGCCCGCCATCCAAAATACAAAGCGGTGCATGTTACTAGCGATAAACTCGCTGGCAAATCTCTTTCCGAAGTTTTTCCGGATCTAATCTCTCCTAAAGATCTAGTTTTCAAAAAACATGAGGACGAGGTCCCCAAAGGATCTCTCGTAGTACTTGCAGTTCCTAACGATGCTTCCCTAGAATTAGCTCCCAAGTTTTTGGACAAAGGTCATAAGGTAATCGATCTTTCCGGAGTATACCGTCTTCATAACCAAGAAAAATTCGAAACCAATTATAAATTAAAACATACCAGCTTCTCTTTAACGGATAAGGCAGTATTCGGTATTCCGGAAATATTCAGGGACAAACTGAAAGGTGCAGACTTTGTTTCCAATCCTGGATGTTTCTCCACTTCTGTGATCTTAGCTCTATATCTTTTAGGAAATCTCAGAAAAGAGATCAAACCTAGGATCGTAGCGGACTGTAAATCAGGGATCAGCGGCGCAGGAGGAAGAGTAGAAGACGGGGGATTTTCATTCAACGGTGTGTATGAAAACTTCAGAGCTTATAAAATTCTGAGCCACCAGCATGAGCCCGAGATACAAGAATATTGTTTTGCAGGATCGGGACTTTCCGAACCTGAAATTTTATTCGTACCTCATTTACTTCCGGTGTATAGAGGGATCTTATCCACGATCTATCTGGAGGCAAATTCAGAAAATCTGCCTTTCTTAGAAACTCTGCTGGAAAATTCCAAATCGGAGCCGTTTGTCCGGATCAGAAAAACTCCGGAAGAGATCGATCTAGCGAAAGTGCAACATACAAATTTCTTGGATATAAGCCTTAGACAAAGAGGCAAAAATATCACGATCGTTTCCGCTTTGGATAATCTAATGAAGGGAGCGGCCAGCCAGGCATTACAGAATATAAATTTAATGTTGAACGAGTCGGAAACTCTGGGTCTGCTTTCCTAA
- the recA gene encoding recombinase RecA, which produces MKKQKEEAQGLDDSKRQAIDQAMTQIEKQFGKGSIMRLGAASAATVAPVIPTGSLDLDIALGIGGYPLGRIVEIYGPESSGKTTLTLSAIAECQKRGGVAAFIDAEHALDPAYAKKLGVNLEELLVSQPDNGEEALEICESLVRSNAIDIVVLDSVAALVPKAEIEGDMGDSHMGLQARLMSQALRKLTGTISKSKTVVIFINQIRMKIGVMFGSPETTTGGNALKFYSTVRLDIRKIETLKEKEEATGNRVRVKVVKNKMAPPFRQAEFDIIFNTGISRESSLVDLGVKHDIISKSGAWYSYNTEKIGQGKEAAKEYLKSNPEIAFQVENMVRDLNGLPPLAPDGKLPPAQPSEEAQKAAG; this is translated from the coding sequence ATGAAAAAGCAAAAAGAAGAAGCACAGGGTTTGGATGATTCCAAGCGCCAGGCCATAGACCAGGCAATGACCCAAATCGAAAAACAATTCGGTAAGGGATCCATTATGCGCTTGGGAGCTGCATCTGCAGCTACAGTTGCCCCTGTTATTCCTACAGGATCCCTGGATTTGGATATCGCATTAGGGATCGGTGGTTATCCATTAGGAAGGATTGTAGAGATCTACGGTCCAGAGTCTTCCGGAAAGACCACTCTTACACTTTCGGCAATTGCAGAATGCCAAAAAAGAGGCGGAGTTGCAGCGTTTATAGATGCAGAACACGCATTGGATCCTGCTTACGCTAAAAAGTTAGGAGTCAACTTAGAGGAACTATTAGTTTCTCAACCGGACAACGGAGAAGAAGCATTAGAAATTTGTGAATCTCTAGTTCGAAGTAACGCGATCGATATCGTGGTTTTAGACTCGGTCGCTGCGTTGGTTCCTAAGGCAGAGATCGAAGGCGATATGGGAGATTCTCATATGGGTCTGCAAGCGAGACTTATGTCCCAAGCACTTCGTAAACTGACTGGAACCATTTCTAAGTCAAAGACTGTCGTTATCTTCATCAACCAGATACGTATGAAGATAGGTGTTATGTTCGGTTCTCCTGAAACAACAACCGGTGGAAACGCATTAAAGTTTTATAGTACGGTTCGTTTAGACATCCGTAAGATAGAGACACTTAAAGAGAAGGAAGAAGCCACTGGGAATAGAGTGCGTGTAAAAGTTGTAAAAAACAAAATGGCACCACCTTTCCGTCAGGCGGAATTCGACATAATCTTTAACACAGGGATCAGCCGAGAAAGTTCTCTCGTTGACTTAGGGGTAAAACACGACATTATTAGCAAATCCGGAGCCTGGTATTCCTATAATACGGAAAAGATAGGCCAAGGAAAAGAAGCAGCTAAAGAATATCTGAAATCAAATCCAGAGATCGCCTTCCAAGTAGAAAATATGGTAAGAGATCTGAACGGATTACCCCCTTTAGCACCTGACGGCAAACTACCGCCTGCTCAGCCGTCCGAAGAAGCCCAAAAAGCAGCAGGCTAA
- a CDS encoding HIT family protein: MAQKTLVVSPDCPICSVLRGAKIPGLIHQNSSFIIRHASEDKKIPGYLYIEPISHREKYSDWDPKEFKDLGETLQFATDWIQKKYSPPKIYTVLVAEKVAHMHFHLVPRYEEIKGPEYIRLALEGLASAPVGIPFPKFE; this comes from the coding sequence ATGGCCCAAAAGACCTTAGTAGTTTCTCCAGATTGCCCCATTTGTTCCGTGCTGCGAGGGGCAAAGATCCCAGGATTAATTCACCAAAATTCTTCTTTTATCATCCGTCATGCGTCTGAAGATAAAAAAATCCCGGGTTATCTATATATAGAACCGATTTCGCATAGAGAAAAATATTCAGACTGGGACCCTAAAGAGTTCAAGGACTTGGGAGAGACGCTCCAATTTGCAACCGATTGGATCCAGAAGAAATATTCTCCTCCTAAAATATATACCGTATTGGTTGCGGAAAAAGTAGCTCATATGCATTTTCATCTGGTTCCTAGATACGAAGAGATCAAAGGACCCGAGTACATTCGATTAGCATTAGAAGGTTTGGCCTCGGCTCCGGTCGGGATACCATTTCCCAAATTCGAATGA